One Ovis aries strain OAR_USU_Benz2616 breed Rambouillet chromosome 4, ARS-UI_Ramb_v3.0, whole genome shotgun sequence DNA window includes the following coding sequences:
- the LOC101116903 gene encoding olfactory receptor-like protein OLF3, producing the protein MGADNQSWVREFILLGLSSDWDIQVALFILFLVMYLLTVLGNVLIVLLIRLDSRLHTPMYFFLTNLSLVDVSYATSIVPQMLVHFLAGHKGIPYVSCAAQLFFSLGLGGIEFVLLAVMAYDRYVAVCDPLRYSVIMHGGLCARLAVTSWVSGSVNSLVQTTITFQLPMCTNKYIDHISCEILAVVRLACVDTSSNEVAIMVSSIVLLMTPFCLVLLSYVRIVSTILKIQSTEGRKKAFHTCASHLTVVVLCYGMAIFTYIQPNSSPSVLQEKLISLFYAILTPMLNPMIYSLRNKEVKRAWQKLLGQLFGLLSKLAT; encoded by the coding sequence ATGGGAGCAGATAACCAGTCTTGGGTGAGAGAATTCATTCTCCTCGGCCTGTCCAGTGACTGGGACATTCAGGTCGCTCTCTTCATCCTGTTCTTGGTTATGTACCTGCTGACTGTGCTAGGTAATGTCCTCATTGTTCTTCTGATCAGACTGGACAGCCGACTCCACACTCCCATGTATTTCTTTCTCACCAACCTCTCCCTTGTTGATGTCTCCTATGCCACAAGCATCGTTCCTCAGATGCTGGTGCATTTTCTTGCAGGACATAAAGGGATCCCGTACGTGAGCTGTGCAGCCCAGTTATTTTTCTCCCTGGGCCTGGGTGGGATTGAGTTTGTTCTCCTGGccgtgatggcctatgaccgctatgtggctgTGTGCGACCCCCTGAGGTACTCGGTCATCATGCACGGAGGGCTCTGTGCTAGGCTGGCCGTCACATCCTGGGTCAGTGGCTCTGTCAACTCTCTCGTGCAGACCACCATCACCTTTCAGTTGCCCATGTGCACGAACAAGTATATTGATCACATATCCTGTGAAATCCTAGCTGTGGTCAGGCTGGCCTGTGTGGACACCTCCTCCAACGAGGTGGCCATCATGGTGTCTAGTATTGTGTTGCTGATGACACCTTTCTGCCTGGTCCTCCTGTCCTACGTCAGGATCGTCTCCACCATCCTAAAGATCCAGTCCACAGAGGGGagaaagaaagccttccacacCTGTGCCTCTCACCTCACAGTGGTTGTCCTGTGCTATGGTATGGCCATTTTCACTTATATCCAGCCCAATTCCAGCCCTTCTGTGCTTCAGGAGAAGCTGATCTCTCTCTTCTATGCCATTTTGACTCCCATGCTGAACCCCATGATTTACAGTCTAAGGAATAAGGAGGTGAAGAGAGCTTGGCAGAAACTACTAGGACAGTTATTTGGATTATTGTCGAAACTGGCAACTTGA